In Hamadaea flava, a genomic segment contains:
- the pdxS gene encoding pyridoxal 5'-phosphate synthase lyase subunit PdxS, with translation MSESVSTAAVTGTARVKRGMAEQLKGGVIMDVVTPEQAKIAEDAGAVAVMALERVPADIRAQGGVSRMSDPDMIDGIISAVSIPVMAKARIGHFVEAQVLQALGVDYVDESEVLTPADYANHIDKWAFTVPFVCGATNLGEALRRITEGAAMIRSKGEAGTGDVSNATTHMRKIRGEIKRLTSLPEDELYVAAKELQAPYELVKEIAETGKLPVVLFTAGGIATPADAAMMMQLGAEGVFVGSGIFKSGNPAQRAAAIVKATTFHDDPDVLAKVSRGLGEAMVGINVDEIPQPHRLAERGW, from the coding sequence ATGTCCGAATCCGTCAGCACCGCCGCGGTCACTGGAACCGCTCGCGTCAAGCGCGGCATGGCCGAACAGCTCAAGGGCGGTGTGATCATGGACGTGGTCACCCCCGAGCAGGCCAAGATCGCCGAGGACGCCGGCGCGGTCGCCGTCATGGCGCTGGAGCGCGTACCGGCCGACATTCGCGCCCAGGGTGGCGTGTCTCGCATGTCGGACCCCGACATGATCGACGGCATCATCAGTGCCGTCTCCATTCCGGTGATGGCCAAGGCCCGGATCGGCCACTTCGTCGAGGCACAGGTGCTGCAGGCGCTCGGCGTGGACTACGTCGACGAGTCCGAGGTGCTGACCCCGGCCGACTACGCCAACCACATCGACAAGTGGGCGTTCACGGTGCCGTTCGTCTGCGGTGCGACCAACCTGGGTGAGGCGCTGCGGCGGATCACCGAGGGCGCGGCGATGATCCGCTCCAAGGGTGAGGCCGGCACCGGCGACGTCTCGAACGCCACCACGCACATGCGCAAGATCCGGGGCGAGATCAAGCGGCTGACCAGCCTGCCGGAGGACGAGCTGTACGTCGCGGCCAAGGAGTTGCAGGCTCCGTACGAGCTGGTCAAGGAGATCGCCGAGACGGGCAAGCTGCCGGTCGTGCTGTTCACCGCGGGCGGCATCGCCACCCCGGCCGACGCCGCGATGATGATGCAGCTCGGCGCCGAGGGCGTCTTCGTCGGCTCCGGCATCTTCAAGTCGGGCAACCCGGCGCAGCGCGCCGCCGCCATCGTCAAGGCCACCACCTTCCACGACGACCCGGACGTGCTCGCGAAGGTGTCCCGCGGCCTCGGTGAGGCCATGGTCGGCATCAACGTCGACGAGATCCCGCAGCCGCACCGTCTCGCGGAGCGTGGCTGGTGA
- a CDS encoding glycosyltransferase family 4 protein, producing MRIGIVCPYSLDVPGGVQFHIRDLAETLLGLGHEVSVLAPADEDAELPAYVVAAGRAVAVPYNGSVARLAFGPISLARVRKWLANGRFDVLHVHEPITPSLSMLAVLAADGPVVATFHTAMTRSKMMAAAQVALQVVLERITGRIVVSDLARRVQVEHLGGGGVEIPNGVAVAKFATADPLPGWPGEGGAIGFLGRFTEPRKGFGLLSEAFARIAPDRPGLRLLLAGPSDLDEIELPGIVRERLTFLGKVSEPDKARMLRSVDLYVAPNTGGESFGMILTEAMAAGAPVIASDLDAFRRVLDGGRAGALFANGDVDALARTISELLDDPEGRADLSARATAVVGEFDWPVVARRVLEVYQTAIDASPGKVVPGANESLAAG from the coding sequence ATGCGAATCGGGATCGTCTGCCCGTACTCGCTGGATGTGCCCGGTGGCGTGCAGTTTCACATCCGTGACCTGGCCGAGACGCTGCTCGGCCTCGGGCACGAGGTGAGCGTGCTCGCCCCGGCCGACGAGGACGCCGAGCTGCCGGCGTACGTGGTGGCCGCCGGACGGGCTGTCGCCGTGCCCTACAACGGCTCGGTGGCGCGGCTGGCGTTCGGGCCGATCTCGCTGGCCCGCGTACGCAAATGGCTGGCCAACGGGCGGTTCGACGTGCTCCACGTGCACGAGCCGATCACGCCGAGCCTGTCGATGCTGGCGGTGCTCGCCGCGGACGGGCCGGTCGTGGCGACCTTCCACACCGCGATGACGCGGTCGAAGATGATGGCCGCCGCCCAGGTCGCCTTACAGGTGGTGCTGGAGCGGATCACCGGCCGGATCGTGGTCAGCGACCTCGCCCGCCGGGTGCAGGTCGAACACCTCGGCGGCGGTGGTGTGGAGATCCCGAACGGGGTGGCGGTCGCCAAGTTCGCCACCGCCGACCCGCTGCCCGGCTGGCCCGGCGAGGGCGGCGCGATCGGTTTCCTCGGCCGGTTCACCGAGCCCCGCAAGGGCTTCGGGCTGCTGTCCGAGGCGTTCGCTCGGATCGCCCCTGATCGGCCGGGGCTGCGGCTGCTGCTGGCCGGTCCGAGCGACCTCGACGAGATCGAGCTGCCCGGAATCGTCCGGGAGCGGCTCACCTTCCTGGGCAAGGTGTCCGAGCCGGACAAGGCCCGGATGCTGCGCAGCGTGGACCTCTACGTCGCGCCGAACACCGGCGGCGAGTCCTTCGGCATGATCCTCACCGAGGCGATGGCGGCCGGGGCTCCCGTGATCGCCAGCGATCTCGACGCCTTCCGCCGGGTGCTCGACGGTGGCCGGGCCGGGGCGTTGTTCGCTAACGGTGACGTAGACGCCCTTGCGCGTACAATATCGGAGCTTTTGGACGATCCGGAAGGCCGCGCCGACCTGTCGGCCCGAGCCACCGCGGTGGTGGGGGAGTTCGACTGGCCGGTGGTCGCGCGGCGCGTGCTGGAGGTGTACCAGACCGCGATCGACGCGAGCCCGGGCAAGGTCGTGCCCGGCGCGAACGAGTCGTTGGCCGCCGGGTGA
- a CDS encoding elongation factor G-like protein EF-G2, translating into MAQKAAPAKGGEKGVAGAVPAVDSPDNVRNVVLVGHSGSGKTTLVEALLAGTGTISREGSVTDGTTVTDNDPAAVRQQRSVALGCAPMLYNGVKINLLDTPGYADFVGELRAGLRAADAALFVVSAVDGMDAATVALWEECAAVGMPRAVAVTRLDHPRSDFDEVVALCDRVFGEGVIPLYLPMHGDDGESVVGLIGLLTQRVFDYTEGFPPAVRDPDPEHLPAIEEARNELIEGIIAESEDETLMDRYLGGEEIEIQTLVDDLEKAVARGHFYPVVPVNSPTGVGLDALLELLTSAFPTPLEHPLPAVTAVDGSPEAPLTCDPAGPLVAEVVKTTIDAYVGRVSLVRVFSGTLRPETAVHVSGHGLAERGHADHDTDERIAHIYSPLGATLREVPYAVAGDICAITKSTSAETGDTISAKDHPLLVEAWEMPEPLLPVAVVPKTRSDEDALAKNLGRLAAGDPTLRLERNPETHQLVLWCMGEAHADVVLERLKAGGVELTTEPVRVALREAFVSESQGHGRHVKQSGGHGQYAVCDIVVEPLPRGTGIEFAERVVGGAVPHNYIPSVEKGVRAQVEKGLVAGYPVIDVRVTLVDGKAHSVDSSDAAFQTAGSLALKDAAEKAQISLLEPVDDVEIRVPDTYVGAVMSDLSGRRGRVLGSDADPEHDGKTVVHAEVPATELVRYAIELRAMTSGAGSFRRSFARFEPMPSHLADAARKEHATR; encoded by the coding sequence ATGGCCCAGAAGGCTGCGCCCGCCAAAGGCGGGGAGAAGGGGGTCGCCGGCGCCGTGCCGGCGGTGGATTCGCCCGACAACGTACGCAACGTGGTGCTCGTCGGACATTCCGGCTCGGGCAAGACGACACTGGTCGAGGCGCTGCTCGCCGGGACCGGCACGATCTCCCGGGAAGGCTCCGTCACCGACGGCACCACGGTGACCGACAACGACCCCGCCGCCGTACGCCAGCAGCGCTCCGTCGCGCTCGGTTGCGCGCCGATGCTCTACAACGGCGTGAAGATCAACCTCCTCGACACTCCCGGGTACGCCGACTTCGTGGGCGAGCTGCGCGCGGGCCTGCGCGCGGCCGACGCCGCCCTCTTCGTGGTGAGCGCCGTCGACGGCATGGACGCCGCGACCGTCGCGCTGTGGGAGGAGTGCGCCGCCGTCGGCATGCCGCGTGCGGTCGCCGTGACCCGGCTGGACCATCCTCGCTCCGACTTCGACGAGGTGGTCGCGCTGTGCGATCGCGTCTTCGGTGAGGGCGTCATCCCCCTGTACCTGCCCATGCACGGCGACGACGGCGAGAGCGTCGTCGGCCTGATCGGGCTGCTCACCCAGCGCGTGTTCGACTACACCGAGGGCTTCCCGCCGGCCGTCCGCGACCCCGATCCCGAGCACCTGCCGGCCATCGAGGAGGCGCGCAACGAGCTGATCGAAGGGATCATCGCCGAGAGCGAGGACGAGACCCTCATGGACCGCTACCTCGGCGGCGAGGAGATCGAGATCCAGACCCTGGTCGACGACCTGGAGAAGGCGGTCGCGCGCGGCCACTTCTACCCCGTCGTGCCGGTCAACTCCCCCACCGGCGTGGGCCTGGACGCGCTGCTGGAGCTGCTGACCAGCGCGTTCCCGACGCCGCTGGAGCACCCGCTGCCCGCGGTCACGGCCGTCGACGGCTCGCCGGAGGCTCCGCTGACCTGCGACCCGGCCGGTCCGCTGGTGGCCGAGGTGGTCAAGACGACGATCGACGCGTACGTGGGGCGGGTGTCGCTGGTGCGGGTCTTCTCCGGCACGCTGCGCCCGGAGACCGCCGTGCACGTCTCCGGGCACGGGCTGGCCGAGCGTGGCCACGCCGACCACGACACCGACGAGCGCATCGCGCACATCTACTCGCCGCTCGGCGCCACCCTCCGCGAGGTGCCGTACGCCGTCGCCGGCGACATCTGCGCGATCACCAAGTCGACCTCGGCCGAGACCGGGGACACCATCTCCGCCAAGGACCACCCGCTGCTGGTGGAGGCGTGGGAGATGCCGGAGCCGCTGCTGCCCGTCGCGGTCGTGCCGAAGACCCGCTCCGACGAGGACGCGCTGGCCAAGAACCTCGGGCGACTGGCTGCCGGGGACCCGACACTGCGCCTGGAGCGCAACCCCGAGACCCATCAGCTCGTCCTGTGGTGCATGGGTGAGGCGCACGCCGACGTCGTCCTCGAACGCCTGAAGGCGGGCGGCGTCGAGCTGACCACCGAACCGGTCCGGGTCGCCCTGCGGGAGGCGTTCGTCTCGGAGTCCCAGGGCCACGGCCGGCACGTGAAGCAGTCCGGCGGGCACGGGCAGTACGCAGTCTGCGACATCGTCGTCGAGCCGCTGCCGCGAGGAACCGGGATCGAGTTCGCCGAACGAGTCGTCGGCGGCGCCGTGCCGCACAACTACATCCCGAGCGTGGAGAAGGGCGTACGCGCCCAGGTCGAGAAGGGACTCGTCGCCGGATATCCGGTCATCGACGTCCGGGTGACCCTGGTCGACGGCAAGGCGCACAGCGTCGACTCCTCCGACGCCGCCTTCCAGACCGCCGGGTCGCTCGCGTTGAAGGACGCCGCCGAGAAGGCCCAGATCTCGCTGCTGGAACCGGTCGACGACGTCGAGATCCGGGTGCCGGACACGTACGTGGGCGCGGTCATGAGCGACCTGTCCGGCCGCCGCGGCCGGGTCCTGGGCAGCGACGCCGACCCCGAGCACGACGGGAAGACGGTCGTCCACGCCGAAGTCCCCGCGACCGAACTCGTCCGGTACGCCATCGAGCTGCGCGCGATGACCTCCGGCGCGGGCAGCTTCCGCCGGTCGTTCGCCCGGTTCGAGCCGATGCCGTCACACCTGGCCGACGCCGCCCGCAAGGAACACGCCACCCGCTGA
- a CDS encoding phosphatidylinositol mannoside acyltransferase, with translation MNRDKLVEFGFVAGWRVVRALPKPVAAAVFRAGADRAARRQGPGVRRLEGNLAQVLGGPVPPELLRDAVRSYARYWMESFRLPSLSRQQLRDGFALEHWEMLREARERGTGAIVALPHAGNWDAAGAWVTAMDMPLTTVAERFKAEGVYQRFLAYRESLGMRIIPNTGGSTPPTDVLAEALKNNHIVPLLADRDLSRRGVDVRFFGGKARMPAGPALLALRTGAPLFVASLWYEPERPVGRLVGPLEPPQEGTLTERVRALTQTVADELAKGIAQHPADWHMMQKLWLAE, from the coding sequence GTGAACCGGGACAAGCTCGTCGAGTTCGGCTTCGTTGCCGGCTGGCGGGTCGTGCGGGCCCTGCCCAAGCCCGTCGCCGCCGCGGTCTTCCGGGCCGGCGCCGATCGCGCGGCCCGCCGTCAAGGTCCAGGGGTACGCCGTCTCGAAGGCAATCTCGCGCAGGTCCTCGGCGGGCCGGTGCCCCCGGAGCTGCTCCGCGACGCCGTACGCTCCTATGCACGCTACTGGATGGAGTCGTTCCGGCTGCCGTCGCTGTCCCGGCAGCAACTGCGCGACGGGTTCGCTCTGGAGCACTGGGAGATGCTGCGGGAGGCCCGCGAGCGGGGGACCGGGGCGATCGTCGCGCTGCCGCACGCCGGGAACTGGGACGCCGCCGGAGCCTGGGTCACGGCGATGGACATGCCCCTGACGACGGTTGCCGAGCGGTTCAAGGCCGAGGGCGTCTATCAGCGGTTTCTGGCGTACCGGGAGAGCCTGGGGATGCGGATCATCCCGAACACGGGCGGGTCCACGCCGCCGACCGATGTGCTGGCCGAAGCGCTGAAGAACAATCACATCGTCCCGCTGCTGGCCGACCGGGACCTGTCGAGGCGCGGTGTCGACGTCCGCTTCTTCGGGGGCAAGGCCCGGATGCCGGCCGGTCCGGCGCTGCTGGCACTGCGTACCGGTGCTCCGCTGTTCGTCGCGAGCCTCTGGTACGAGCCCGAGCGCCCGGTCGGACGGCTCGTCGGTCCCCTCGAACCGCCGCAGGAGGGTACTTTGACCGAGCGGGTGCGAGCGCTGACGCAGACGGTCGCCGACGAGCTGGCCAAGGGGATCGCCCAGCATCCCGCCGACTGGCACATGATGCAGAAGCTCTGGCTGGCCGAATAG
- the pdxT gene encoding pyridoxal 5'-phosphate synthase glutaminase subunit PdxT — protein sequence MRVSPDAQPVIGVLALQGDFREHLAALAECDVIARPVRRPGEVAEIDALVIPGGESTTMSKLAQEFEVFDPIAERLRAGLPAYGTCAGMIMLADEVLDGRPDQRSFGGLALQVRRNAFGRQVDSFESPVEITGVEGGPVTAVFIRAPWVEKVNGDVEVLGQVGDGPDARIVAVRQGNLLATSFHPELTGDLRLHRYFVDMVRSAV from the coding sequence GTGCGTGTATCGCCGGATGCGCAGCCGGTCATCGGGGTCCTCGCGCTGCAGGGCGACTTCCGTGAACACCTCGCGGCGCTCGCGGAGTGCGACGTCATCGCCCGGCCCGTTCGCCGGCCGGGCGAGGTCGCGGAGATCGACGCGCTCGTCATCCCCGGCGGGGAGTCCACGACGATGAGCAAGCTTGCCCAGGAGTTCGAGGTCTTCGATCCGATCGCCGAGCGGCTCCGGGCCGGCCTGCCGGCGTACGGGACGTGCGCTGGGATGATCATGCTCGCCGACGAGGTCCTCGACGGCCGGCCCGACCAGCGTTCCTTCGGCGGGCTCGCCCTGCAGGTACGCCGGAACGCGTTCGGCCGCCAGGTGGACTCGTTCGAATCGCCGGTGGAGATCACCGGGGTCGAGGGTGGTCCGGTCACCGCGGTGTTCATCCGCGCGCCCTGGGTGGAAAAGGTCAACGGCGACGTCGAGGTGCTGGGGCAGGTAGGCGACGGCCCGGACGCTAGGATTGTCGCGGTCCGGCAGGGCAACCTGCTCGCGACCTCATTCCACCCGGAGCTCACCGGGGACCTGCGCCTGCACCGCTACTTCGTGGACATGGTGCGGTCCGCGGTCTGA
- a CDS encoding thiol-disulfide oxidoreductase DCC family protein, translated as MRPTFVFDGDCAFCTLCANFVNRWIPTPAEVVPWQRADLAELGVSKQAAQQAVQWVAEGREPLAGPEAVGALLRSSNLFWKPFGWVLALPPVRAAAWPLYRLIARNRHHMPGGTAACALPVDHPAATPVAPAPVRKLAKVSAIR; from the coding sequence GTGAGACCGACCTTCGTCTTCGACGGTGACTGCGCCTTCTGCACCTTGTGCGCGAACTTCGTGAACCGGTGGATCCCGACGCCGGCCGAGGTCGTGCCGTGGCAGCGGGCCGACCTCGCGGAGTTGGGCGTCTCCAAGCAGGCGGCCCAGCAGGCCGTGCAGTGGGTCGCCGAGGGCCGGGAGCCGCTGGCCGGGCCGGAGGCGGTCGGGGCGCTGCTGCGGTCGAGCAACCTGTTCTGGAAGCCGTTCGGCTGGGTGCTCGCCCTGCCGCCGGTGCGGGCCGCCGCCTGGCCGCTCTACCGCCTGATCGCCCGCAACCGGCACCACATGCCGGGCGGCACCGCCGCGTGCGCGCTGCCCGTCGACCACCCCGCCGCGACGCCCGTCGCCCCCGCGCCGGTGCGCAAACTGGCTAAGGTGTCGGCGATCCGGTAA
- a CDS encoding polysaccharide deacetylase family protein has product MSVSRRTMLAGGTVAAGVTAVAATVGRRALSPHRLPLDGGYAPAGNSLDWSNRGSIRCFWHVETEAPLVALTFDDGPMPEWTPQVLDTLGKLDAPATFFLVGKHLRDHAGVVGPGGYDGHEIGNHTWSHADLAQLDADGVLRELQAAHDEIVLRLGREPRLMRPPWGHVGGTTLIAADHFGYDIAMWSQPVPEKQYAGDPDGFVQRVVADARPGSIILAHDVGAKSRLLVVRNLAAIVQGLRAKGLRPVTLSELLASAHAVRADTS; this is encoded by the coding sequence ATGTCGGTGTCACGCCGCACCATGCTCGCCGGCGGAACAGTGGCCGCCGGTGTCACAGCCGTCGCCGCGACGGTCGGCCGCCGGGCCCTAAGCCCACACAGGTTGCCGCTCGACGGCGGGTACGCCCCCGCCGGCAACTCGCTCGACTGGAGTAATCGGGGCTCGATCCGATGTTTCTGGCACGTGGAGACGGAGGCCCCGCTCGTCGCGCTGACCTTCGACGACGGGCCGATGCCCGAGTGGACGCCGCAGGTGCTCGACACCCTCGGCAAGCTCGACGCTCCGGCCACGTTCTTCCTGGTCGGCAAGCATCTGCGGGATCATGCCGGCGTCGTTGGCCCCGGCGGCTACGACGGTCATGAGATCGGCAACCACACCTGGTCGCATGCCGACCTCGCCCAGCTGGACGCGGACGGCGTACTGCGCGAGTTGCAGGCGGCGCACGACGAGATCGTGCTGCGCCTCGGCCGGGAGCCGCGGCTGATGCGCCCGCCGTGGGGCCACGTCGGCGGGACGACGCTCATCGCGGCCGACCACTTCGGCTACGACATCGCGATGTGGAGCCAGCCCGTGCCGGAAAAGCAGTACGCCGGCGACCCGGACGGGTTCGTCCAGCGAGTCGTGGCCGACGCCCGCCCGGGGTCGATCATCCTGGCCCACGACGTGGGCGCGAAGAGCCGCCTGCTCGTGGTGCGGAATCTGGCCGCCATCGTGCAGGGCTTGCGGGCCAAGGGATTGCGCCCGGTCACGCTGTCCGAACTGCTCGCTTCGGCCCATGCCGTACGGGCGGACACATCGTGA
- the pgsA gene encoding phosphatidylinositol phosphate synthase codes for MAKIFSVTIKSATVRLFDPLIRALLRLGVTANVVTVIGTLGVGVGALGFATRGHLVAAVVIVTLSALTDVVDGALARAQRKPGRFGALLDSTMDRVADGMVFASLAYLYRDETPTLVAVLICLVAGQVVSYVKARAEGLGLDANVGLVERAERLISIGVGGLLTAAGVGWGLPAALWLLAAGSIFTVGQRMVQAARSDRQQLADQRAAGRQGPA; via the coding sequence ATGGCGAAGATCTTCAGCGTCACCATCAAGAGCGCCACAGTGCGACTCTTCGATCCACTCATCCGCGCCCTGCTGCGCCTCGGCGTGACGGCCAACGTCGTCACGGTCATCGGCACACTCGGCGTCGGCGTCGGCGCCCTCGGCTTCGCGACCCGGGGCCACCTGGTCGCCGCGGTCGTGATCGTCACGCTCAGCGCGCTCACCGACGTCGTCGACGGCGCGCTGGCCCGAGCCCAGCGCAAGCCCGGCCGGTTCGGCGCGCTCCTCGACTCCACGATGGACCGGGTGGCCGACGGCATGGTCTTCGCCTCGCTGGCGTACCTCTACCGCGACGAGACCCCGACGCTGGTCGCGGTGCTCATCTGCCTGGTCGCCGGACAGGTCGTCTCCTACGTCAAGGCCCGTGCGGAAGGACTCGGCCTCGACGCCAACGTCGGTCTGGTCGAGCGGGCCGAGCGGCTGATCAGCATCGGCGTGGGCGGGCTGCTCACCGCGGCCGGCGTCGGCTGGGGCCTGCCTGCCGCGCTCTGGCTGCTCGCGGCCGGTTCGATCTTCACCGTCGGCCAGCGGATGGTCCAGGCCGCGCGCTCGGACCGGCAGCAGCTCGCCGACCAGCGAGCCGCCGGGCGGCAGGGCCCCGCGTGA
- a CDS encoding HIT family protein, with the protein MAYVQSGDSSAEPVGCPFCVAPTDDTHGLVVARGERVYAVLNRFPYNPGHLLICPYRHVADYTDIDPEETAELAAFTQTAMRVIRAVSTPHGFNLGINQGGVAGAGIAGHLHQHIVPRWGGDANFMPVIGRTKPLPQLLTETRDLLSAAWPPSIPGGGPVGAAA; encoded by the coding sequence ATGGCGTACGTGCAGAGCGGGGACTCGTCGGCCGAGCCGGTGGGCTGCCCGTTCTGCGTCGCGCCCACCGACGACACGCACGGCCTCGTGGTGGCGCGCGGCGAGCGGGTGTACGCCGTCCTCAACCGGTTCCCGTACAACCCGGGGCATCTGCTGATCTGCCCCTACCGGCACGTCGCCGACTACACCGACATCGACCCGGAGGAGACCGCCGAGCTGGCCGCCTTCACCCAGACGGCGATGCGAGTGATCCGCGCGGTGTCTACGCCGCACGGCTTCAACCTGGGCATCAACCAAGGCGGCGTGGCAGGTGCGGGCATCGCTGGACACCTGCACCAGCACATCGTTCCGCGCTGGGGCGGCGACGCGAACTTCATGCCGGTGATCGGGCGGACCAAGCCCCTGCCTCAGCTGCTGACCGAGACCCGGGACCTGCTGTCGGCCGCCTGGCCGCCTTCGATTCCGGGCGGCGGTCCGGTCGGCGCGGCGGCCTGA
- a CDS encoding YebC/PmpR family DNA-binding transcriptional regulator encodes MSGHSKWATTKHKKAAIDAKRGKLFARLIKNIEVAARTGGGDPGGNPTLYDAIQKAKKSSVPNDNIDRAVKRGSGLEAGGADWQTIMYEGYGPNGVALLIECLTDNRNRAATEVRVALTRNGGNLADAGSVAYMFTRKGQVLLPKNTLTEDDVLGAVLDAGAEEVNDLGESFEVISESTDLVGVRESLQKAGIDYESAESTFVPSVQVALDEEGARKVFKLIDALDDCDDVQNVYANFDVSDDVMAAIDA; translated from the coding sequence ATGTCCGGCCACTCAAAGTGGGCGACTACCAAGCACAAGAAGGCTGCCATCGACGCCAAGCGTGGCAAGCTTTTCGCCCGCCTCATCAAGAACATCGAGGTTGCGGCGCGTACTGGTGGTGGTGACCCCGGCGGAAACCCGACCCTCTACGACGCGATCCAGAAGGCGAAGAAGAGTTCCGTCCCGAACGACAACATCGACCGCGCCGTCAAGCGGGGCTCCGGCCTGGAGGCCGGCGGCGCCGACTGGCAGACGATCATGTACGAGGGGTACGGGCCGAACGGCGTGGCGCTGCTCATCGAGTGCCTCACCGACAACCGTAACCGTGCCGCCACCGAGGTGCGCGTGGCGCTGACCCGTAACGGCGGCAACCTCGCCGACGCCGGGTCGGTGGCGTACATGTTCACGCGGAAGGGCCAGGTGCTGCTCCCGAAGAACACCCTGACCGAGGACGACGTCCTGGGCGCGGTGCTCGACGCCGGCGCCGAGGAGGTCAACGACCTCGGCGAGTCGTTCGAGGTGATCTCGGAGTCGACCGACCTGGTCGGCGTACGCGAGTCGCTGCAGAAGGCCGGGATCGACTACGAGTCGGCCGAGTCCACCTTCGTCCCCAGCGTGCAGGTGGCCCTGGACGAGGAGGGTGCGCGCAAGGTCTTCAAGCTGATCGACGCGCTCGACGACTGCGACGACGTCCAGAACGTGTATGCGAACTTCGACGTGTCCGACGACGTCATGGCGGCGATCGACGCCTGA
- a CDS encoding MFS transporter permease has protein sequence MNWLFAPVPKARVALFRTIVYLFAAADLVIFTPWVRGHAHASAESYQPLLVARLLHLPRPTALIVWIIFWTLLVTALAAATGRYPRLLGWTVFGLYFAWMLVAMSYGKVDHDRYAYLMALAVLPTCGPARFGDRTPSERAGWAFRMVQLGVVATYFLASWAKLRYGGPEWMTGSVLARAILRRGTGLADLIAPIPGLLIGAQIGIMLFELLSPLVLVVPEKWRLRVVGFFYSFHLVTIATITISFAPHLVAMLSFLPLERAYDWLRRKVRRDKPAEPVAEPALTG, from the coding sequence ATGAACTGGCTGTTCGCCCCGGTCCCCAAGGCCCGCGTCGCGCTCTTCCGCACGATCGTCTACCTGTTCGCCGCCGCCGACCTGGTGATCTTCACCCCGTGGGTACGCGGCCACGCCCACGCCAGCGCCGAGTCGTACCAGCCGTTGCTGGTCGCCCGGCTGCTGCACCTGCCCCGGCCGACCGCCCTGATCGTGTGGATCATCTTCTGGACGCTGCTGGTGACGGCGTTGGCCGCCGCGACCGGTCGCTATCCGCGGCTGCTGGGCTGGACCGTGTTCGGGCTCTACTTCGCCTGGATGCTGGTGGCGATGAGCTACGGGAAGGTCGACCACGACCGGTACGCGTACCTCATGGCCCTCGCGGTGCTGCCCACGTGCGGTCCCGCGCGCTTCGGCGACCGTACGCCCTCCGAGCGCGCCGGGTGGGCCTTCCGCATGGTGCAGCTGGGCGTGGTGGCGACCTACTTCCTCGCCTCCTGGGCGAAGCTGCGGTACGGCGGTCCGGAGTGGATGACCGGGTCGGTGCTGGCCCGCGCGATCCTGCGCCGGGGAACCGGCCTGGCCGACCTGATCGCACCGATCCCGGGCCTGCTCATCGGGGCGCAGATCGGCATCATGCTGTTCGAGCTGTTGAGCCCGCTCGTCCTCGTGGTGCCCGAGAAGTGGCGGCTGCGGGTCGTCGGCTTCTTCTACTCGTTCCACCTCGTGACGATCGCCACGATCACGATCTCGTTCGCCCCGCACCTGGTGGCGATGCTGAGCTTCCTGCCACTGGAGCGCGCCTACGACTGGCTCCGCCGCAAGGTCCGGCGGGACAAGCCCGCCGAGCCGGTCGCCGAACCCGCCCTGACCGGCTGA
- a CDS encoding VOC family protein yields the protein MIGKLSEIVLDTPDVVGLSAFYRDLAGFEVISTDDDWITTQTPEGWKVAFQLAPDLVAPRWPDPAYPQQMHLDLVVADLPAGIERAEKLGATRLPGGGETFSVFADPSGHPFCLCQRDGVDGVGLADLMIDSPDGATLARFYAELLGMKTTYEGPEGAMISAEGQPAVCFQNVGVYTAPRWPDPAYPQQYHLDVTVADAEEGERQVLALGATKLPGGGQDFRVFADPVGHPFCLVW from the coding sequence GTGATTGGGAAACTGAGCGAAATCGTCCTGGACACCCCCGACGTCGTCGGACTGTCCGCCTTCTACCGGGATCTGGCCGGCTTCGAGGTGATCAGCACCGACGACGACTGGATCACCACACAGACCCCGGAAGGCTGGAAAGTCGCCTTCCAGCTCGCGCCGGACCTGGTCGCGCCGCGCTGGCCCGACCCGGCGTACCCCCAGCAGATGCACCTGGACCTCGTCGTCGCGGACCTGCCGGCGGGGATCGAGCGCGCGGAGAAGCTCGGCGCGACACGGCTGCCCGGCGGCGGCGAGACCTTCAGCGTCTTCGCCGACCCGAGCGGGCACCCGTTCTGCCTCTGCCAGCGTGACGGCGTGGACGGCGTCGGCCTGGCCGACCTCATGATCGACTCCCCGGACGGGGCGACGCTGGCCCGCTTCTACGCCGAGCTGCTGGGGATGAAGACCACGTACGAGGGTCCCGAAGGGGCCATGATCTCGGCCGAGGGCCAGCCCGCCGTCTGCTTCCAGAACGTGGGCGTCTACACCGCGCCGCGCTGGCCCGATCCGGCGTACCCGCAGCAGTATCACCTCGACGTGACGGTGGCCGACGCCGAGGAGGGCGAGCGGCAGGTGCTGGCGCTGGGCGCGACCAAGCTACCGGGTGGAGGCCAGGATTTCCGGGTCTTCGCCGACCCGGTGGGGCACCCGTTCTGTCTGGTCTGGTGA